From one Anabas testudineus chromosome 18, fAnaTes1.2, whole genome shotgun sequence genomic stretch:
- the LOC113151518 gene encoding protein NLRC3-like, whose amino-acid sequence MGQPLSFGIENKQSQLTGEQSSCSVCKEHLRDTVQFNCGHWSCKQCTEQEKFDSPGGYPCPKCGKKVRKDPEHQRDAGEDTGDSHLSKVKKNFKKAMQQKHSLTSEGNGDQQSSLDSIYTELYITTEESGGLHAEHELTRAKPKLIKKPSSQQIINLGYIFNSMPGQEKLHRTVLTKGVAGIGKSFAVQKFILDWSEEETNQDIDFVFCLAFRELNLSRGEKSLHQLLTEFHPVLCDLKDSENYIKSKITVILDGLDESRLQLDFNNNKVVKSVSEVTSVSNLLVNLIQGNLLPDAHLWITSRPAASSQIPAKYVDMVTEIRGFSDPQKEEYFRRRFSHDSSLAARIISHVQSSQSLHIMCQIPIFCWISAVLFEDVFRGDEKEDIPQTLTEMMAHFVFVQTKRKSRKYDKTTEENKKKLLQRHRGFLLKLGKLAFVHLQKNNLIFYDEDLEDCGINIKEASIYSGFCNSVFREEEIFSQKKVFFFVHLTVQEFFAALFVFDCFTNNNIKELSDFLNLKNKEQTLLDLLKMTVDKVIERKNGHLDFFLRFLLGLMVEPNRRVLHGLLTSPDQSQDTDKKILTYLKSIRRKTLSPDSCINLFQTMVEMRDHKVKDEIQEYLKLSDRSKTELTPLHCSALAYMLQVSKDDLEELDLKSYNTSDEGRRRLIPAVRISRTAILADCKVTPEWVENLILGLKYPYSRIRDLDLSNNDLKDSGIKLLSDGLSNQCCRLSKLRLSGCQVTETGCAHLASALKSNPSHLVELDLSYNNPGESGKKMLTELKDDPQYKLSKLNVEHGGSNRMIPGFKKYSCELTLDPNTAHNTLLLSEGNRKVTWVEQQQSYPPHPERFDQVQQVLCEQGLDGCCYLELDLLEPFNIGLTYKTIGRKGDGNDCKLGHNDKSWSLTCSDDGCYVVHSGEKVSVASLCSRSSRIGVYLDYPAGTLSFYRVSSDSRTRLHTFKTTFSDPLYPAIQIFPHTSVLFCQLT is encoded by the exons ATGGGCCAGCCCCTCAGTTTTGGgattgaaaacaaacaaag CCAGCTGACTGGGGAGCAATCCAGCTGCTCGGTATGTAAGGAGCATTTGAGGGATACAGTCCAATTTAACTGTGGACACTGGTCTTGCAAACAGTGTACAGAGCAGGAGAAGTTTGATTCACCTGGAGGCTACCCCTGCCCAAAGTGTGGTAAAAAAGTCAGAAAAGATCCTGAACACCAGAGAGATGCAGGGGAAGATACTG GGGACAGCCATCTTTCAAAAGTAaagaagaattttaaaaaagcaatgcaacagaaacacagtttgacGTCTGAAGGTAATGGTGACCAACAGAGTTCACTGGACAGCATCTACACAGAACTTTACATAACCACTGAGGAGAGTGGAGGGCTGCATGCAGAACATGAGTTGACACGTGCTAAAcctaaattaataaagaaaccATCTTCTCAACAAATAATCAACCTGGGTTACATCTTCAATTCTATGCCTGGTCAAGAGAAACTACACAGAACAGTCCTGACCAAAGGTGTTGCAGGCATTGGAAAATCATTTGCTGTGCAGAAATTTATTCTTGACTGgtcagaggaggaaacaaaccaggatatagattttgttttctgtctcgCTTTCCGAGAGCTGAATTTGAGTAGAGGTGAGAAGAGTTTGCACCAGCTCCTGACTGAATTCCACCCTGTGCTGTGTGATCTGAAAGATTCAGAGAATTACatcaaaagtaaaattacagtGATCCTGGATGGtctggatgaaagcagacttcAACTGGACTTTAACAACAATAAAGTGGTAAAATCTGTCAGTGAAGTAACATCTGTGAGTAATCTCCTAGTGAACCTGATCCAGGGTAACCTTCTACCTGATGCTCACCTCTGGATAACATCCCGTCCAGCAGCATCCAGTCAGATTCCAGCAAAGtatgttgacatggtgacagagatCAGAGGGTTCAGTGACCCTCAAAAAGAGGAAtacttcaggaggagattcagtCATGACTCGAGTCTTGCTGCCAGGATCATTTCACATGTTCAGTCTTCACAGAGTCTCCACATCATGTGCCAGATCCCGATCTTCTGCTGGATTTCTGCTGTATTATTTGAGGATGTCTTCAGGGGAGATGAAAAAGAGGACATCCCTCAAACTCTTACAGAGATGATGgcacattttgtctttgtccagaCAAAAcgcaaaagcagaaaatatgacaagacgacagaggaaaacaaaaagaagcttctgcagagacacagaggattTCTCCTGAAACTGGGCAAACTTGCATTCGTTCATCTGCAGAAGAACAACCTCATCTTCTATGACGAAGACCTGGAAGACTGTGGCATCAACATAAAAGAAGCATCAATCTACTCTGGATTTTGCAACTCAGTTTTTAGGGAAGAAGAAATCTTTTCCCAGAAAAAGGTCTTCTTCTTTGTGCACCTGACTGTACAGGAGTTCTTTgcagctctttttgtttttgactgtttcacaaacaacaacataaaggaGCTCAGTGACTTCCTCAATCtgaagaacaaagaacaaactTTACTTGATCTTCTCAAGATGACAGTTGACAAAGTGATAGAGAGGAAGAATGGCCACCTGGACTTCTTTTTGAGATTCCTTCTTGGTCTTATGGTTGAACCCAACCGAAGAGTCCTTCATGGTCTGCTGACATCTCCAGACCAAAGCCAAGATACAGACAAGAAAATCCTGACTTACCTCAAATCCATCAGAAGAAAAACCCTCTCTCCAGACAGTTGCATCAATCTCTTCCAAACAATGGTTGAGATGAGAGACCACAAGGTCAAAGATGAGATTCAAGAATATCTCAAACTGTCAGATCGTTCTAAAACAGAGCTGACTCCCCTGCACTGCTCTGCACTGGCCTACATGCTGCAGGTATCAAAGGATGATTTGGAGGAGTTGGACTTGAAGAGTTACAACACATCAGATGAAGGCAGAAGGAGACTGATACCGGCTGTCAGGATCAGCAGAACGGCCAT ACTAGCAGACTGTAAAGTGACTCCAGAGTGGGTTGAAAACCTGATCCTTGGTCTCAAGTACCCCTACTCACGTATAAGAGATCTGGACCTGAGCAACAACGACTTGAAGGATTCAGGAATTAAGCTGCTCAGTGATGGACTTTCAAATCAATGCTGCAGACTGTCGAAACTGAG GTTGTCAGGTTGTCAGGTCACAGAGACAGGTTGTGCTCATCTGGcttcagctctgaagtccaacccctcccatcttgTGGAgttggacctgagctacaacaATCCAGGAGAATCAGGGAAGAAGATGCTCACTGAGCTGAAGGATGATCCACAATATAAACTCAGCAAACTCAA tgtGGAACATGGTGGAAGTAATCGGATGATACCTGGATTCAAGAAAT ATTCGTGTGAGCTCACTTTGGACCCAAATACAGCCCACaacaccctcctcctctctgaaGGGAACAGAAAGGTAACATGGGTGGAACAGCAGCAGTCTTATCCTCCTCACCCAGAAAGGTTTGACCAGGTTCAGCAGGTGCTGTGTGAACAGGGTCTGGATGGATGTTGCTACTTGGAGCTTGACCTGTTAGAGCCCTTCAACATTGGGTTAACGTACAAAACCATTGGAAGGAAAGGGGATGGTAACGACTGCAAGCTGGGACACAATGACAAGTCCTGGAGTCTGACTTGCTCAGATGATGGTTGTTATGTTGTACATAGTGGTGAGAAGGTCAGTGTAGCTTCTCTCTGCTCACGATCCAGTCGTATCGGAGTGTATCTGGACTATCCAGCTGGCACgttgtccttctacagagtttccTCTGACAGTCGGACTCGCCTTCATACCTTCAAAACAACATTCAGTGATCCCCTCTATCCTGCTATTCAGATTTTCCCTCATACTTCTGTATTATTTTGCCAGCTAACATAA
- the LOC113151579 gene encoding uncharacterized protein LOC113151579, giving the protein MNTSDTGDVKCLVPSVTVESSGINRGPRLLSCFSGLASLISTLLIGLLSGAVGGLLLGAMAVVVLQSLELLDENKLLMEKLENHITVKGRHVESATGHNISHRTCNDRQINFGVSVLAEVFGIVSSTLSLAVGVSTGVSVYSLVIKRYSKAVMGKVVVLAGTVCFMGVTVSGSVLGLTLEYLLSLVFKLDFLTWIHASMYFIALSFVNLLLLNLVYNFFQLSKSHLIPFTILILTPGATYTMIFIALFFKTKLILLVALIPTICGLYRLKNTFDIQLTTTPVPLMLIVTEIFNIANLPIVASQSPASTNTISSVHEGIFVGLLTCQLFTVVIGMSLFASWQKGDPDKICAGAAGLGAAVLAAVKVSLPVLGPGPTLGALIGVAGAVGVCLSAAGAATDHYGQEVDHYGLVGRLGVIVGAATGALLSSCSHSGLSGVFMGLCAALVPAGLYVKLLLLFVYRRCTWLNVKLILFLIIFIFLFIWFNFTCTNEPGSFELIPLTMFPFLHWVVLLLHTVSKN; this is encoded by the exons ATGAATACATCTGACACAG GTGACGTGAAATGTCTGGTGCCATCTGTTACAGTGGAAAGCAGCGGGATCAACAG AGGTCCAAGGCTTCTGTCCTGTTTCTCTG GTTTGGCTTCACTTATTTCCACCCTCCTCATTGGGCTGCTGTCAGGAGCTGTAGGAGGTCTGCTGCTGGGAGCGATGGCAGTCGTTGTGCTTCAGTCTCTGGAGCTTCTGGATGAAAACAAGCTGCTCATGGAAAAGTTAGAAAACCACATTACAGTCAAAGGTCGCCACGTTGAATCAGCAACAGGACACAACATATCCCACAGAACCTGTAATGATCGTCAGATTAATTTTGGTGTCTCTGTGCTGGCCGAGGTCTTTGGTATTGTTTCCTCCACACTGTCACTCGCTGTAGGAGTCTCCACTGGAGTGTCGGTGTATTCACTGGTGATTAAAAGATACAGTAAGGCAGTGATGGGGAAGGTGGTGGTTCTGGCTGGGACTGTGTGTTTCATGGGTGTCACTGTATCTGGATCTGTTCTGGGTCTGACTCTCGAATACCTTCTGTCGCTTGTTTTCAAATTGGATTTTTTAACGTGGATACATGCTTCAATGTATTTCATAGCTTTGAGTTTTGTCAACTTATTACTGTTGAACTTAGTGTATAATTTCTTTCAGTTGTCAAAGTCACATTTGATTCCATTTACAATCTTGATTTTGACACCAGGAGCAACGTACACCAtgatttttattgctttattttttaagacAAAGTTGATTCTTTTAGTTGCTCTAATTCCAACTATCTGTGGTTTATATCgactcaaaaacacatttgacatcCAGCTAACCACTACGCCTGTGCCACTCATGTTGATTGTAACTGAAATATTCAACATAGCGAACCTGCCCATTGTTGCCTCACAGTCTCCAGCATCAACAAACACGATCAGTTCTGTACATGAAGGCATCTTTGTTGGACTTTTAACCTGTCAGCTGTTTACCGTTGTTATAGGAATGTCACTGTTTGCTTCTTGGCAAAAAGGTGATCCAGATAAAATCTGTGCTGGTGCTGCAGGTTTGGGTGCAGCTGTCCTAGCTGCTGTAAAGGTGTCTCTGCCTGTGCTCGGTCCAGGTCCGACTCTAGGTGCTCTGATAGGGGTGGCAGGTGCAGTAGGGGTATGTCTTTCTGCAGCGGGGGCAGCAACCGATCACTATGGACAAGAAGTAGACCACTATGGACTGGTAGGAAGGTTGGGGGTGATAGTGGGGGCAGCTACAGGAGCTCTTCTGTCCTCATGTTCCCACAGTGGACTGTCAGGGGTGTTCATGGGTCTGTGTGCAGCTCTGGTTCCTGCTGGACTCTATGttaaactgctgcttttgttcgTGTACAGACGCTGCACATGGCTGAACGTtaagttgattttatttttgataatattcatatttcttttcatATGGTTTAACTTCACCTGCACCAATGAGCCTGGGTCATTTGAGTTAATCCCTCTTACTATGTTTCCATTTTTACATTGGGTTGTGCTTTTGTTGCATACAGTGAGCAAAAACTAA